In Anaerobacillus isosaccharinicus, one genomic interval encodes:
- a CDS encoding S8 family peptidase, whose product MTTEKPLLMLPTPTTADRARRHGGGGNIHYPTRDKQVNRIAPKFQRLDNAINRQRASVRDNLSGITPEHALVFETVGTIEDFIKAVKKIEGLEWLVELEEYIIPDEDFFEEKDGERVEEKQLNGRLFLMMSDQQAINELKSLWNRYQNGEDFQRGYTKFRDLFSKLKDLRLWDVSDRFYNTGLLEDWEERMKEGQEIIKFEIELWFRNDQEKRQEASTIIKKLITEADGHVLNESVIEEIAYHALLVETPIEIFNDLHNRSDVMLIKADSIMYFRPVGQSLVVVPEETEDIIELEKSEEYEQVPLNKEPVVALFDGLPLQNHELLQERLIIDDPDSYESFYQANERVHGTSMASLIVHGELDGNELPLPRVIYVRPIMRPNPRDWMNKSECIPEDVLLVDLIHRAVKRIFEGDGTEPPVAPSVKVINISIGDLSRPFDLQMSPWARLLDYLSQKYNVLFIISTGNYASSITLDIHRDEFPTMKDDPMIERKVLENISNNILDRRILSPSESMNSLCIGASHTDLSTIGNLGRRYDLIKHSLLASPISRVGLGYRNSIKPDLLFSGGRQLYMENIMGDNGNAMLDIINSPIPPGHKVAYPGKQGKLTETIFTRGTSNATALATRLSAQIYEMLVNLRSTVDNAPNLTDEYITIMIKSLLVHGASWQQAYSLFEETLRKPNDRTFKDKQVPRYLGYGFVDGSRVLNCTDQRITLLGFSKIKQEDGQIFQVPLPPSLSSKKIKRRLTITMSWFTPINANNQKYRQAQLWFNPPGEELQVNRLEADWQAVQRGTVQHEILEGDTAAPFLEEDTLQIKVSCREDAGGLGDIEIPYAIVVTLEVAESLDIPIYNEVRDRLRSMVTVQTQTR is encoded by the coding sequence ATGACGACGGAAAAACCATTATTGATGCTCCCGACTCCGACTACAGCTGATAGGGCTCGTAGACATGGGGGCGGAGGTAATATCCATTATCCGACGCGTGATAAACAGGTTAATCGAATAGCACCTAAGTTTCAGCGTCTTGATAATGCTATTAATCGACAAAGGGCTTCTGTAAGAGATAATCTATCAGGAATCACACCGGAACATGCCTTAGTTTTTGAAACTGTTGGTACAATTGAGGACTTTATAAAGGCTGTTAAAAAAATTGAAGGACTAGAATGGTTAGTAGAATTAGAGGAATACATAATTCCTGATGAAGACTTTTTTGAAGAAAAAGATGGAGAGAGAGTAGAGGAGAAGCAGTTAAATGGCCGATTATTCCTCATGATGTCAGATCAGCAGGCTATAAATGAATTAAAATCACTTTGGAATAGATATCAGAACGGTGAAGATTTTCAGAGGGGCTATACTAAATTTAGGGATCTTTTTTCCAAATTAAAAGATTTAAGACTTTGGGATGTAAGTGACCGTTTTTACAACACTGGACTATTAGAAGACTGGGAAGAGAGGATGAAGGAAGGTCAAGAAATTATTAAATTTGAAATTGAACTTTGGTTTAGAAATGATCAGGAGAAAAGACAAGAAGCTTCAACAATAATTAAAAAGCTTATAACAGAAGCAGATGGACACGTATTAAATGAAAGTGTTATAGAAGAAATTGCATACCATGCACTGTTAGTCGAAACTCCTATTGAAATATTTAATGATCTACACAATAGATCAGATGTGATGTTAATTAAAGCTGATTCGATAATGTATTTCCGACCGGTGGGACAATCTTTAGTTGTAGTTCCAGAGGAGACTGAAGATATAATTGAATTAGAAAAATCAGAGGAATATGAACAGGTTCCATTAAATAAAGAACCAGTTGTTGCTTTATTTGATGGATTACCATTACAAAATCATGAATTATTACAAGAAAGATTGATTATTGATGATCCGGATAGCTATGAATCTTTTTATCAGGCAAATGAAAGAGTTCATGGAACATCAATGGCCTCCTTGATAGTCCATGGTGAGTTGGATGGTAATGAATTACCACTGCCTCGTGTAATATATGTTAGACCCATCATGAGGCCAAATCCACGTGATTGGATGAATAAGTCAGAATGTATACCAGAAGATGTTCTGCTAGTAGATTTAATACATAGAGCTGTGAAGAGAATCTTCGAAGGAGATGGCACAGAACCTCCGGTTGCACCAAGTGTAAAGGTCATTAATATTTCAATTGGAGATCTCTCTCGACCTTTTGACTTGCAAATGAGTCCTTGGGCTAGGTTATTAGATTATTTGTCTCAAAAATATAATGTCCTATTTATAATAAGTACAGGAAATTATGCAAGTAGTATCACACTAGATATCCATAGGGATGAATTTCCAACTATGAAGGATGATCCTATGATTGAAAGAAAAGTTCTAGAGAATATTTCAAATAACATCCTAGATCGTCGAATACTATCACCTTCAGAATCTATGAATTCTTTATGTATTGGAGCTAGTCATACAGACTTATCTACAATTGGTAATTTAGGTAGAAGATATGATTTAATAAAACATTCATTATTAGCTAGTCCAATAAGTAGAGTTGGATTAGGTTATAGAAACTCCATTAAACCGGATTTATTATTTTCAGGAGGCAGACAACTTTATATGGAAAATATAATGGGGGATAATGGTAATGCTATGTTGGATATTATAAACTCACCAATACCTCCAGGTCACAAAGTCGCTTACCCTGGCAAGCAAGGAAAACTAACTGAAACAATTTTCACAAGAGGAACAAGCAATGCTACCGCTTTAGCAACACGCTTGTCAGCTCAAATATATGAAATGTTAGTGAATTTGAGAAGCACTGTTGATAATGCCCCAAACCTGACAGATGAATATATTACTATTATGATAAAATCCTTATTAGTTCATGGAGCGAGTTGGCAACAAGCTTACTCATTATTTGAGGAAACATTAAGAAAACCTAATGATAGAACTTTTAAGGATAAACAGGTACCAAGGTATTTAGGGTATGGTTTTGTTGATGGGTCTAGGGTTTTAAACTGCACTGATCAACGGATTACATTGTTAGGGTTTAGTAAAATAAAACAAGAAGATGGTCAAATATTCCAAGTTCCATTACCGCCAAGCTTAAGTAGTAAGAAGATCAAGAGAAGACTTACAATTACGATGTCATGGTTTACACCAATTAACGCTAACAATCAAAAGTACCGACAGGCTCAACTTTGGTTCAATCCTCCTGGTGAAGAGCTTCAAGTAAATCGACTTGAAGCCGATTGGCAAGCGGTACAAAGAGGAACTGTCCAACATGAAATATTAGAGGGTGATACAGCTGCACCATTCTTGGAAGAAGATACTCTACAAATAAAGGTAAGTTGTAGAGAAGATGCAGGTGGATTAGGTGATATAGAAATTCCTTATGCAATTGTGGTAACACTCGAGGTAGCTGAAAGTTTAGATATCCCTATATATAATGAAGTTAGAGATCGATTACGTTCAATGGTAACCGTTCAAACACAAACTCGTTAG
- a CDS encoding AAA family ATPase, which yields MARADLILKLVESGSLGNMKLFNKTVEAMIAEERSKNHNVLADRLAETLRNKPNNLRNDIKSTVNINQSKLFYETNPEIKLNDLILTPNLSESCNELVEEHFRSDLLRSYNLEPRHRILLAGPPGNGKTSLAEAIASELMLPLISVRYEGIIDSYLGETSNKLNDLFEYVRTRRCVLFFDEFDTIGKERGDSQETGEIKRVVSSLLLQIDRLPSHVIVITATNHPELLDRAVWRRFQLKLELNCPTRKQINDWLDRFELEFGTPLEYTRKTLLNNLSGMSFSNLNDFGLDIRRKYVLSLPSNNMKKIVKDTLSKVRKQYTHSDLRGESNDDGKTIIDAPDSDYS from the coding sequence ATGGCTCGAGCGGATCTTATTTTAAAACTCGTTGAATCGGGTTCGTTGGGAAATATGAAGCTTTTTAACAAAACTGTTGAAGCTATGATTGCCGAGGAAAGAAGCAAAAATCATAACGTGTTAGCGGATAGACTTGCTGAAACATTAAGAAATAAACCAAATAATTTACGAAACGATATTAAAAGTACCGTAAACATAAATCAGAGCAAACTCTTTTATGAGACAAATCCAGAAATTAAATTGAATGATCTTATCTTAACACCAAATCTTTCTGAATCATGTAATGAATTAGTGGAAGAGCACTTTAGAAGTGACCTTTTAAGATCGTACAATTTAGAACCGAGACATAGAATTCTTTTAGCTGGCCCTCCTGGAAATGGCAAAACATCACTAGCAGAGGCGATTGCTAGTGAACTTATGTTACCTCTTATTTCTGTTCGATATGAAGGGATAATAGATAGTTATCTAGGTGAAACATCGAATAAGTTAAATGATTTATTTGAGTATGTTAGGACTAGAAGGTGTGTATTGTTCTTTGATGAATTTGACACCATTGGAAAAGAGAGAGGAGATTCTCAAGAAACTGGAGAAATAAAACGTGTAGTGAGCTCATTATTATTGCAAATTGATCGACTTCCAAGCCATGTTATTGTAATAACAGCAACGAATCATCCAGAATTATTAGATAGGGCTGTGTGGAGAAGGTTTCAACTTAAATTGGAGCTAAATTGTCCAACAAGGAAACAGATAAATGATTGGTTAGATAGATTTGAATTGGAATTTGGAACCCCTTTGGAATACACAAGAAAAACTTTATTAAATAACCTCTCTGGAATGAGTTTTTCAAATCTAAATGATTTTGGATTAGATATCAGAAGAAAGTATGTACTTTCTCTACCAAGTAACAATATGAAAAAAATAGTAAAGGATACACTTAGCAAAGTAAGAAAACAATATACACATTCAGATCTGAGAGGTGAAAGTAATGACGACGGAAAAACCATTATTGATGCTCCCGACTCCGACTACAGCTGA
- a CDS encoding M48 family metallopeptidase, which yields MHQIRIGNIEVDVIRKDIKNLHLAVYPPNGRVRIAAPLKSNDESIRLFAISKVSWIKKQQKKFYNQARQSEREYVSGESHYFFGTRYLLNVLPNSPKNQVKVRNKTYIDLYVKKDNTKDLREKIMTEWYRRQLKKEIPSLIEKWQDRIGVDVKSWGVKKMRTKWGSCNIEEQRIWMNLDLAKKPKHCLEYVIVHEMVHLLERNHNDRFVNFMNHFLPQWRAVKDELNGIIFD from the coding sequence ATGCATCAAATAAGAATTGGCAACATAGAGGTCGATGTTATTCGAAAAGACATCAAAAACCTGCACCTTGCTGTATACCCTCCTAATGGAAGAGTTCGAATAGCAGCGCCATTAAAAAGCAACGATGAATCTATCCGACTCTTTGCTATTTCAAAAGTATCTTGGATTAAGAAGCAACAAAAAAAGTTTTATAATCAGGCCAGACAATCTGAAAGAGAATACGTTTCCGGAGAGAGTCACTATTTTTTTGGGACTCGCTACTTACTAAATGTTTTACCTAATAGCCCTAAAAACCAGGTAAAGGTTCGGAATAAAACTTATATTGATCTTTATGTAAAAAAAGATAACACAAAAGACCTTCGGGAGAAAATCATGACTGAGTGGTATAGAAGACAGCTGAAAAAGGAAATTCCTAGCCTTATTGAAAAATGGCAAGACAGAATTGGTGTTGATGTGAAATCCTGGGGAGTCAAAAAAATGAGAACTAAGTGGGGATCTTGTAATATCGAAGAACAACGTATATGGATGAATTTAGACTTAGCAAAGAAGCCTAAACACTGTCTTGAATATGTTATTGTTCATGAGATGGTACATTTACTAGAGCGTAACCATAATGATCGATTTGTGAATTTTATGAATCATTTTCTGCCACAGTGGAGAGCGGTTAAAGATGAACTTAATGGGATAATATTTGATTAA
- a CDS encoding type I restriction endonuclease subunit R gives MSVGQVERFTHDKVVQLLKTQLKYDYLGNWQDRSNNKNIEEDILKRYLSDKGYSIDLIQKAIFQLTQAASNQVKSLYDINKEVYSLLRYGVKERVHAGENMETVHLIDWKEPLNNHFSIAEEVTIKGENNKRPDIVIYINGIAVGILELKRSTISVSEGIRQNLDNQDAAFIKPFFSTIQLIMAGNDTEGIRYGTIETKEKYYLTWKEESDNNNLLDRHILQLCEKKRLIEMLHDFIVYDRGVKKLCRPNQYFGVKAAQESVRRREGGIIWHTQGSGKSLTMVWLTKWIRENVQDARVLIITDRDELDKQIEKVFKGVNEEIYRTQSGKDLIDKINTPHPWLFCSLIHKFGNKEEADYDAYIDELKKSLPVGFQAKGDFYVFVDECHRTQSGKLHNAMKELLPNAIFIGFTGTPLLKKDKKKSIEVFGRYIHTYKFDEAVGDNVVLDLRYEARNVDQNITSQRKIDQWFDAKTKGLTPHALAQLKQRWGTMQKVLSSRSRLEKIVSDILLDMETRDRLQNGRGNAMLVAGSIYEACKYYELFQNSGFSKCAIVTSYSPNIRDTKGERTGEESITEKLKKYEIYMKMLNGMNSEEFEENVKKKFVEEPAQMKLLIVVDKLLTGFDAPSATYLYIDKNMRDHGLFQAICRVNRLDGEDKEYGYVIDYKDLFKSLEKSVDDYTTEAFDDYEQGDVEGLLSDRLEKAKERLDIALETIKFLCEPVAPPKDTIDYIRYFCAINIENKDELKENEQKRLALYKSTVTLIRSYANIANEMEEAGYSKDEIQSIKQDVGYYEKVRTEVKLASGDYIDLKQYEPAMRHLIDTYISAEESEVISEFDDLTLVELIVARGKDAVDSLPKGIKENKDAVAETIENNVRRVIIDESPTNPKYYEKMSILLDELIKERKEEAKSYENYLIKIIELTKKVKNPSTSSSYPRSMNSGAKRALYDNLDQNEELALNLDNEIRTTKKDGWRGMKIKEREVYYAIQKYIDNDEVAERIFEIVKNQGEY, from the coding sequence ATGTCTGTTGGTCAAGTAGAGAGATTCACTCATGACAAAGTTGTACAACTCTTAAAGACTCAACTTAAATATGATTATCTTGGAAACTGGCAGGATCGTTCTAACAATAAAAACATCGAAGAAGACATTTTGAAAAGATATCTTTCAGATAAGGGATATAGTATAGACCTTATTCAGAAAGCAATCTTTCAATTGACACAGGCTGCTTCTAATCAGGTCAAGAGTTTATACGATATTAATAAAGAGGTATACAGTTTACTTAGATATGGAGTAAAGGAAAGAGTACATGCTGGAGAAAACATGGAAACAGTGCACCTAATTGATTGGAAGGAACCATTAAATAATCACTTTTCAATAGCTGAAGAGGTGACGATTAAAGGTGAAAACAATAAGCGTCCAGACATTGTTATCTATATCAATGGAATAGCAGTAGGTATTTTAGAGCTGAAGCGAAGTACTATATCAGTATCTGAAGGAATACGCCAAAATCTCGACAATCAAGATGCTGCATTCATTAAACCCTTTTTTTCAACTATTCAACTTATAATGGCTGGAAATGATACAGAGGGTATTAGATATGGCACTATTGAAACAAAAGAAAAATATTATTTAACTTGGAAAGAAGAGAGTGATAATAATAATCTTTTAGATCGCCATATTTTACAACTTTGTGAGAAAAAACGATTGATAGAAATGTTACATGATTTTATTGTATACGATCGGGGCGTCAAAAAACTTTGTCGTCCTAATCAATACTTTGGTGTAAAAGCTGCGCAAGAAAGTGTTAGAAGACGCGAAGGCGGGATAATATGGCACACTCAGGGAAGCGGTAAAAGCTTAACTATGGTGTGGTTAACCAAATGGATTCGCGAGAATGTTCAGGACGCTCGAGTACTTATAATAACAGATCGCGATGAGCTTGATAAACAAATTGAAAAAGTCTTTAAAGGAGTAAATGAAGAGATTTATCGAACCCAGAGTGGGAAGGATTTAATTGATAAGATTAACACTCCTCACCCTTGGCTATTTTGCTCTCTCATTCATAAGTTTGGTAATAAAGAAGAAGCAGATTACGATGCTTATATTGATGAATTAAAAAAGAGTTTACCTGTTGGGTTTCAAGCAAAGGGAGATTTCTATGTGTTTGTAGATGAGTGTCACCGTACACAATCAGGTAAGCTACATAATGCTATGAAGGAACTACTTCCGAATGCAATTTTTATTGGTTTTACAGGCACTCCTCTGTTGAAAAAAGATAAGAAAAAGAGTATAGAAGTATTTGGTAGATATATTCATACGTATAAGTTTGACGAAGCAGTTGGAGATAATGTTGTTTTAGACCTAAGGTATGAGGCTCGTAACGTAGATCAGAATATAACATCTCAAAGGAAAATTGATCAATGGTTCGATGCAAAGACAAAAGGCTTAACACCTCATGCTCTAGCACAGTTAAAGCAAAGATGGGGAACTATGCAGAAAGTGTTAAGCTCTAGATCACGATTGGAAAAGATAGTGAGTGATATTCTACTGGATATGGAAACAAGGGATCGTTTACAAAACGGTAGAGGAAATGCGATGCTTGTAGCGGGAAGTATCTACGAGGCATGTAAGTATTATGAGTTGTTTCAGAACAGTGGTTTTTCAAAGTGTGCGATAGTGACATCTTACTCTCCAAATATCAGGGACACTAAAGGTGAACGTACAGGTGAAGAATCTATTACAGAAAAATTAAAGAAGTATGAGATTTACATGAAAATGTTAAATGGAATGAACTCTGAAGAATTCGAAGAAAATGTTAAGAAAAAATTTGTTGAAGAGCCTGCTCAGATGAAGCTTCTAATTGTAGTGGATAAGCTTTTAACAGGATTCGATGCCCCGTCTGCAACGTACTTATACATTGATAAGAACATGAGAGACCATGGGTTATTCCAAGCAATTTGTAGGGTTAATCGTTTAGATGGTGAAGATAAAGAGTACGGGTATGTTATAGATTATAAAGATCTTTTTAAAAGCCTTGAAAAATCAGTTGATGATTATACAACGGAAGCATTTGATGACTATGAACAAGGCGACGTCGAAGGTCTACTAAGTGACCGTTTAGAAAAAGCAAAAGAACGTTTAGATATAGCATTAGAAACAATTAAGTTTTTATGTGAGCCAGTAGCCCCCCCTAAAGATACAATTGATTATATTCGTTATTTCTGTGCAATTAACATTGAAAATAAGGATGAACTAAAGGAAAATGAGCAAAAACGTTTAGCGTTATATAAATCTACCGTAACGCTTATACGATCATATGCAAACATTGCCAATGAAATGGAAGAAGCAGGTTATTCAAAGGACGAAATACAATCAATAAAGCAAGATGTAGGATATTATGAGAAAGTTAGAACGGAAGTTAAGTTAGCTAGTGGTGACTACATTGATTTAAAGCAATATGAACCAGCAATGCGTCATTTAATAGACACCTACATTAGTGCAGAAGAAAGTGAAGTTATTTCTGAATTTGATGATTTAACTTTAGTAGAGCTTATAGTTGCACGTGGGAAAGACGCTGTTGATTCCCTACCAAAAGGAATAAAAGAAAATAAGGATGCAGTTGCCGAAACCATAGAAAATAACGTACGACGAGTAATAATTGATGAGTCTCCAACAAATCCTAAATATTATGAGAAAATGTCTATCCTCTTGGATGAACTAATAAAAGAAAGAAAAGAAGAAGCCAAATCCTATGAAAATTACTTAATAAAAATCATAGAGTTGACTAAAAAAGTTAAAAACCCTTCAACTTCATCTAGCTATCCTAGAAGTATGAATTCGGGAGCTAAGAGAGCGTTGTACGATAATTTGGATCAGAATGAAGAATTAGCCCTCAATCTTGATAATGAAATAAGAACAACCAAAAAAGATGGTTGGCGTGGAATGAAGATTAAAGAAAGAGAAGTGTATTATGCAATACAGAAATATATAGATAATGATGAGGTCGCAGAACGTATTTTTGAAATCGTTAAAAATCAAGGGGAATACTGA
- a CDS encoding restriction endonuclease subunit S has translation MVNSKTIPEGYKLTDVGVIPKDWSVRSFGEIFTFLSTGSNSRSDLSQSGDIKYIHYGDIHTKWRNILDCKKDTLPYISSEKVKNLPFIEEGDLVLADASEDYENIGISVEVINVGDDRIVAGLHTILLRGDKDIVTDGFKGYLHSINTVKSSLRRISTGISVYGISKKNLADVLIPLPTLPEQKEIAKHLSDIKTLIETLEELLEKKNNIKQGIMQELLSGKKRLKGFTKDWEDGILGDYVTIRSGESPSKFKFNNNGIPYYKVEQLNNSGKYQVETPYFIECNNAIPKGSIIFPKRGASILLNKVRILSKDSYMDTNLMTLTTNKELNNEFLYYFIKFIELWRIADTTSIPQINNKHILPLKIKVPPLLEQVKIAQILSDMDSEIIFLKKRLEKYKAVEAGVMHDLLNGKVRLV, from the coding sequence ATGGTGAATAGCAAGACTATCCCAGAAGGTTATAAGCTAACTGATGTGGGGGTAATTCCTAAGGATTGGAGCGTTAGAAGTTTTGGAGAGATATTTACGTTCCTATCTACAGGTAGTAATTCAAGAAGTGATTTGTCCCAAAGCGGGGATATAAAATATATACATTATGGGGATATTCACACTAAATGGAGAAACATTTTAGATTGTAAGAAAGATACACTGCCATACATTAGTAGTGAAAAGGTGAAAAATTTACCATTCATAGAAGAAGGTGATCTAGTTCTTGCGGATGCATCTGAAGATTATGAAAATATTGGTATAAGTGTTGAGGTCATAAATGTTGGAGATGATAGAATAGTAGCAGGTTTACACACAATACTTTTAAGAGGGGACAAAGATATTGTCACTGATGGTTTTAAAGGATATTTACATTCCATAAATACTGTTAAAAGTTCATTAAGAAGGATTTCAACTGGAATTTCTGTTTACGGTATTTCAAAAAAGAATCTAGCAGACGTCTTAATCCCTTTACCTACACTTCCTGAACAAAAAGAAATTGCTAAACATTTAAGTGATATTAAAACTTTAATAGAAACACTTGAAGAATTACTTGAGAAAAAAAATAATATCAAGCAAGGAATAATGCAAGAACTTCTTTCAGGAAAAAAGAGACTTAAAGGCTTTACGAAGGATTGGGAAGACGGAATTTTGGGTGATTATGTAACAATTAGAAGTGGAGAGAGTCCATCGAAATTCAAATTTAATAATAATGGAATTCCATATTATAAAGTTGAGCAATTAAATAACAGTGGAAAATATCAAGTAGAGACACCTTACTTTATTGAATGTAATAATGCTATCCCTAAAGGGAGTATCATTTTTCCTAAAAGGGGTGCATCTATACTTCTTAATAAAGTTCGTATTTTATCTAAAGACTCGTATATGGATACTAATCTTATGACTTTAACGACTAATAAAGAACTTAATAATGAGTTTCTTTACTACTTTATTAAATTCATAGAATTATGGAGAATTGCAGACACTACCTCAATTCCCCAAATAAATAATAAGCATATTCTTCCACTGAAAATAAAGGTTCCACCTTTACTAGAACAAGTAAAAATAGCACAAATTCTAAGTGATATGGATTCAGAAATAATATTTTTGAAGAAACGGTTAGAAAAATATAAAGCAGTTGAAGCGGGTGTAATGCATGACTTACTTAATGGGAAAGTGAGGTTAGTTTAA
- a CDS encoding type I restriction-modification system subunit M, with product MAVKKSELYSFLWESCNKLRGGMDASQYKDYVLSLLFVKYVSDKYEGKKNSLIYIPEDGGFKDIVALKGNKEIGDKINKIIANLAEANDLKGVIDVADFNNEDKLGRGKDMQDRLSGLVAIFEDERLDFSKNRADGDDILGDAYEFLMRKFATESGKSKGQFYTPSEVSRVMAKIIGIDKAKSQDQTIYDPTCGSGSLLLKAADEAESGVTIYGQENDNATAALARMNMILHGHPTADIKKDNTLSNPLFKEGEQLKTFNFVVANPPFSQKNWTSGLDLQHDEFERFSGYGIPPTTNGDYAFLLHIVRSLKSNGKGAVILPHGVLFRGNAEGEIRRNLINKGFIKAIIGLPTNLFYGTGIPACIIVLDKENAVNRKGIFMIDASKGFTKDGNKNRLRDRDVHKIVDVYTKRTNILKYSRMVSVEEIEVNEYNLNISRYIDSEETADIQNIEAHLLGGIPNDDIDALQNYWDVYPSLKEILFSENNRDGFSTLLIEQSEVKNVILKHPEFVRYSEKVKIVLDKWKAESTIYLKNIKPGVNPKDVIYHVSENILNVFSSLKLIDHYEVYQHLMTYWYEIMQDDVYMIAADGWKSTPELIPTSLIANQYFLDDLTNINLLESEIDEVTQLKEKMEEEQSGEDDVFEELRNDKGKVLKGNIQKRIKTIKKTPDFIEELQLLESYLLLFNKDSELSNKIKEARQELDRKVTVKYKSLSIEEIKFLVVDQKWMASVTREIEIELENISQHLSVRIIELSERYKNPLPTLEKKIVEIGSKVDEHLKRMGFSW from the coding sequence ATGGCAGTTAAGAAAAGTGAGTTATATAGTTTTTTATGGGAGAGCTGTAATAAGTTAAGAGGTGGAATGGATGCTTCTCAGTATAAGGACTACGTTCTCTCTCTTTTATTTGTAAAATATGTATCTGATAAATATGAGGGTAAGAAGAATTCGTTAATTTATATACCTGAAGATGGTGGATTTAAAGATATAGTTGCACTCAAAGGAAATAAAGAAATAGGGGACAAAATAAACAAAATCATTGCTAATCTTGCAGAAGCAAATGATTTAAAGGGTGTAATAGATGTAGCAGACTTTAACAATGAAGATAAGCTAGGCAGAGGTAAAGACATGCAAGACCGTCTATCAGGATTAGTCGCTATCTTTGAAGATGAGAGGCTTGACTTTAGTAAAAATCGTGCAGATGGTGATGACATATTAGGTGATGCTTATGAGTTTTTAATGAGAAAATTTGCAACTGAATCAGGAAAGAGTAAGGGACAGTTCTATACTCCTTCGGAAGTTTCTCGTGTTATGGCAAAAATAATAGGTATTGATAAAGCTAAGAGTCAAGACCAAACAATCTATGATCCAACTTGCGGTAGTGGATCTCTATTGTTAAAAGCTGCAGATGAAGCCGAATCGGGTGTAACAATATATGGTCAGGAAAATGATAATGCAACAGCTGCATTAGCAAGAATGAATATGATTTTGCACGGACATCCAACTGCTGATATTAAAAAAGATAATACTCTTTCAAATCCATTATTTAAAGAAGGAGAACAATTAAAAACATTTAATTTTGTTGTTGCCAACCCGCCATTTTCTCAAAAAAATTGGACGAGTGGCTTAGATCTACAACATGATGAATTTGAAAGATTTAGTGGGTATGGAATACCACCTACAACAAATGGAGACTATGCGTTTCTTCTACACATTGTTCGTTCGTTAAAGAGTAACGGAAAAGGTGCGGTAATATTACCACATGGTGTCCTCTTTCGAGGAAATGCAGAGGGAGAAATTCGAAGAAATCTAATAAATAAAGGCTTTATAAAAGCAATTATTGGTCTACCAACTAACCTTTTTTATGGAACAGGAATTCCAGCTTGTATTATTGTTCTAGATAAAGAAAATGCCGTTAATCGTAAAGGGATATTTATGATTGATGCAAGTAAGGGATTCACCAAAGATGGTAATAAAAACCGATTAAGGGACAGGGACGTTCATAAAATAGTGGATGTCTATACGAAACGCACTAATATACTAAAGTATTCACGAATGGTTTCGGTTGAAGAAATTGAAGTTAATGAGTATAACCTAAATATCTCTAGATATATTGATAGTGAAGAAACTGCAGATATCCAGAATATAGAAGCTCATTTATTGGGTGGTATACCAAATGACGATATAGATGCACTTCAAAACTATTGGGATGTGTACCCATCTTTAAAAGAAATACTATTTTCAGAAAATAATAGAGATGGATTTAGTACTCTATTAATAGAGCAATCTGAAGTGAAAAACGTAATTTTAAAACATCCTGAGTTTGTCAGGTATTCAGAAAAAGTGAAAATTGTTCTGGATAAATGGAAAGCCGAAAGCACAATATACTTAAAAAATATAAAACCAGGTGTAAATCCAAAAGACGTTATATATCATGTTTCTGAAAATATATTAAATGTCTTTTCTTCATTAAAACTTATAGATCATTATGAGGTATATCAGCATCTCATGACATATTGGTATGAGATTATGCAAGACGATGTGTATATGATTGCTGCAGACGGTTGGAAATCAACACCTGAGTTAATTCCTACCTCTTTAATTGCTAATCAATATTTTTTAGATGATTTAACAAATATTAATCTTTTAGAATCTGAAATAGATGAAGTAACTCAATTGAAAGAAAAAATGGAAGAAGAACAAAGTGGGGAAGATGATGTTTTTGAAGAGTTAAGAAATGATAAAGGCAAAGTATTAAAAGGCAATATACAAAAAAGAATTAAAACAATTAAGAAAACACCCGACTTCATTGAAGAATTACAATTACTAGAAAGTTATTTACTTCTTTTTAATAAAGATAGTGAGTTAAGTAATAAAATTAAGGAAGCTCGCCAAGAACTTGATAGAAAAGTTACAGTTAAATATAAGTCACTTAGTATTGAAGAAATAAAATTTTTAGTGGTAGATCAAAAGTGGATGGCTTCTGTTACTAGAGAAATAGAAATTGAATTGGAAAATATATCACAGCATTTGTCTGTAAGGATAATTGAGTTGTCCGAAAGATATAAAAACCCACTACCAACATTAGAAAAGAAGATAGTAGAAATAGGATCAAAAGTGGATGAGCATCTAAAAAGGATGGGGTTTTCATGGTGA